One Festucalex cinctus isolate MCC-2025b chromosome 1, RoL_Fcin_1.0, whole genome shotgun sequence genomic region harbors:
- the espnlb gene encoding espin-like protein produces MENSKPVKEVLPLPRLPETASSSSPSPGTRANVGKRQTAGSMQYIHTASSVMTSFNQLKPPERDLTLMSHVKSIKSLRQAGITAAMFTGQMKLDSKEVLLEEPVMDVILADIEALVPTHDEAGRPIAEWKRQVMVRQMQTRLQDEDDQRRQDLTTDCPPVDGWKFSQTHNAVLGPFGELLTEEDLLYLQQQIDNVSLQKRHQAYELELTRLMEELKSMLPEQILNISLNKEALHQMDEQGSRALPVWCGRISEIVRSMSLLVANLTKTIEDGAVKTAVDSVMKGRRGSSDGLGPNGRQTVSVFGHRLDSNRERVEKEIRQSGVSVRTLRANFEGQIGGIYPFAGVVQGSQALKNDLVYELSGMNKPNGNVRFSSDPIKHSPVIETTSLRKERIVVLFLSHWKKSAYAISIRATKSEQDQQKITSFFQFCQRRCAVDKMFTCWRKKFQLRSAQTSHLTFSQSQLLVYSPEQFLPEVDGNAVSHDSLTLDLFMLGYFNILEQDLSPVERKMRHLLCFEVFDHVGSFPWETVREFHKDVLQEIQAGRRRWSDGFEDIKLRFFGHSEPKSDIGQVPSVVVQSASPEEGSCGTDLSCFNNEDICQYIDRSFAFWKEKEAEIFDFEH; encoded by the exons ATGGAGAACAGCAAG CCGGTGAAGGAGGTGCTCCCCCTGCCTCGACTCCCTGAAACCGCATCGTCCTCATCGCCATCTCCTGGGACTCGGGCTAACGTTGGCAAAAGACAAACCGCAGGATCCATGCAGTACATCCACACAGCCTCCTCAG TGATGACATCCTTCAACCAGCTGAAGCCCCCTGAGCGAGATCTCACACTGATGTCCCACGTGAAGTCCATCAAGTCGCTGAGGCAGGCTGGTATCACAGCGGCCATGTTTACTGGACAAATG AAACTTGACAGCAAGGAAGTTCTGCTGGAGGAACCGGTTATGGATGTGATCCTGGCTGACATAGAGGCTCTGGTTCCCACTCACGATGAGGCTGGTCGCCCCATCGCAGAGTGGAAACGTCAGGTGATGGTGAGACAGATGCAGACCCGACTGCAGGACGAGGATGACCAGAGGAGACAG GACCTGACCACTGACTGCCCACCTGTGGACGGCTGGAAGTTCTCCCAGACCCACAATGCTGTTCTTGGGCCCTTTGGTGAGCTTCTAACTGAAGAAGACCTTCTGTATCTGCAACAACAGATCGACAACGTGTCCCTCCAGAAGCGTCACCAGGCCTACGAGCTGGAACTGACCAGGTTGATGGAAGAACTGAAGTCTATGTTACCAGAGCAGATCCTAAATATCTCCCTGAACAAAGAGGCTCTGCATCAGATGGACGAGCAGGGAAGCCGAGCCTTGCCGGTCTGGTGTGGCCGCATCTCGGAGATAGTAAGGAGTATGTCGCTCTTGGTGGCCAACCTGACCAAGACCATTGAGGATGGAGCTGTGAAGACCGCAGTGGATAGTGTGATGAAGGGACGGCGAGGGTCAAGTGATGGTCTGGGACCAAATGGACGGCAGACAGTGTCAGTTTTTGGTCATCGTTTAGACAGCAACAGGGAACGGGTGGAGAAGGAGATCCGTCAGTCCGGGGTGTCCGTTAGAACCCTCAGAGCCAACTTTGAAGGGCAGATTGGTGGGATTTATCCCTTTGCCGGAGTGGTTCAAGGTAGCCAGGCCTTGAAAAACGATTTAGTATATGAATTATCAGGGATGAACAAGCCAAATGGTAATGTAAGATTCAGCAGTGATCCCATAAAACATTCACCTGTGATTGAGACCACAAGTCTAAGGAAAGAGCGCATTGTAGTGTTGTTCCTGAGCCACTGGAAAAAGTCGGCTTACGCTATCTCCATTCGGGCAACGAAATCAGAACAAGACCAGCAGAAAATCACGTCCTTCTTTCAATTCTGCCAAAGGCGATGCGCGGTGGACAAGATGTTCACTTGTTGGAGGAAGAAATTTCAGCTGCGCAGTGCTCAAACATCCCATTTGACATTTTCCCAAAGTCAACTTCTCGTGTACTCTCCGGAGCAATTCCTACCCGAGGTGGATGGCAACGCCGTGAGCCACGATAGCTTGACGTTGGATCTCTTCATGCTGGGGTACTTCAACATTTTAGAGCAGGATTTGTCGCCGGTTGAGAGGAAGATGAGGCACCTGCTCTGCTTCGAAGTCTTTGACCACGTGGGGAGTTTCCCCTGGGAGACCGTGCGAGAGTTCCACAAAGATGTTCTCCAGGAAATCCAAGCCGGAAGGCGACGTTGGAGTGACGGCTTCGAGGACATCAAACTCCGCTTCTTCGGCCACTCGGAACCAAAGTCAGATATTGGGCAAGTGCCTTCCGTTGTAGTTCAGAGTGCTTCACCGGAAGAGGGCAGCTGTGGCACTGACTTGTCCTGTTTCAACAATGAAGACATTTGTCAATATATTGATCGCAGCTTTGCTTTTTGGAAGGAGAAGGAGGCAGAGATCTTTGATTTTGAACATTAG